CATGCCATATAACTGGCCGATCGCCTGGCAGTGCATGGTCAACGGGCCGTGAGCGACACACACCGCTTTCGGCCGGCCAGTGGAGCCGGAGGTGTAGATCATATAGGCCAGGTGCTCGGGCTCGACCCGGCAAGGCAAGTTGTCGTCGCCGTACGCCTCCAGCCAGTCACTGTCCTGGTCAAGTATCAGGCTGCTGACGCCGTCGGGAATCGGCAGCACGTCGAGCAGGTGATGTTGGGTCAGCAGCAGTTGGATGGCGCTGTCTTCGATCATGAAGGCCAGGCGGTCGCGAGGGTATTGCGGGTCCATCGGCACGTAGGCGCCGCCGGCCTTGAGAATCGCCAGCAGGCCGATGACCATGTCCATCGAGCGTTCAAGGGCGATGCCCACCAGGACTTCTGGCTTGACGCCCAATTCCACCAGTTTGTGTGCCAGACGGTTAGCCCGGCGATTGAGTTCGGCGTAGCTCATTGACTGCGTGCCGAACAGCAGTGCTACAGCATCTGGCGTGTGTCGAGCCTGCGCTTCAAGGGTCTGCTGGACAAAGTCGCCGTGGCCACCGGTGTAATGGCTGCGGTTGAAGTCATGGAGCAGGGTTTGCAGCTCCCCGGGGCTGAGCAACGGTGACTCGCCGATCGCTTGGGCCGGGTTGCGGCACACCGCGTGCAGCAAGTTGAGCCAGTGGCCGCTGATACGCTCCACGGTGGCGGCATCGAACAGGGCAGTGGCATAACTCAGGGTGGCGCTCAAGCCCTGGGGTTGTTCCAGGGTATTGAGGGTCAGTTCGTACTGGGCGGTCTGGCGCTTCCAGGTCAGGTTCTTGACCTTCAAACCGTCAATCGCCGGTGCTACGCCGGCCTCTTCGTATTGGTGGTTGAGCATCACCTGGAACAGCGGGCTGTGGCTCAAGCTGCGCTCCGGTTGCAGCGCCTCCACCAACTGCTCGAACGGCAAGTCCTGATGGGCCTGGGCGCCAAGCGCGCAGGCCTTGACCTGTGCCAGCAACTCCTTGAACGGCATCTGGCTGTGTAGCTGTGCCTGGAGTACCTGAGTGTTGACGAAGAACCCGATCAACCGTTCGGCTTCGGCCCGGGTGCGGTTTGCCACGGGGACCCCGACGCGAATCTGTGGCTGGCCGCTGTAGCGATACAGCAAGGCTTGGAACGAGGCCAGCAGCACCATGAACAGCGTGCAGTTTTCCCGTATGGCCAGTTGCTTGAGCTGGTGGGCCAAGGCTGCATCGATGGGGATTTCATGATCGGCACCGGCTTGGTTTTGCACCGCCGAACGCGGCCGGTCGGCCGGTAGTTGCAACACCGGCTGTTCGCCGCCCAGTTGCGTCTGCCAGTAAGCGAGTTGGCGCTCCTGCTCGCCGGCCTCCATCCACTGGCGCTGCCAGGCGGCGTAGTCGGCATACTGTACGGACAGCGCCGGCAAAGTCGCCTCCACACCACGCAACTGCGCCTGATAAAGGGCAATCAGCTCCTCGATCATGATCGGCACCGACCAGCCGTCCGAGACGATATGGTGCATGGCGACCACCAGCACGTGGTCATCCTCGGCCAGTTTCAACAGGCTGACACGCAGCAGTGGCCCGTGCTCCAGGTCGAAAGGCTGGCTGGCCAGGCGTTCGACGAACCCGTCGATCTGCACCCGCTGCTCGGCAGGCGGCAGACCTTCGGCGTTCTCAACATGCAGGCTGAATGGGCCGGCTGGATGGATCACCTGCACTGCCTGATCCTGGGCCTGGGTGAACGTAGTGCGCAGGCTTTCATGTCGGCTGATCAGCGCCTGGAAGCTGTGGCGCAACGCTTCGATATCCAACGGACCCTGCAATTGCAGGGCGGCCGGAATATTGAACGCGGTGTTGTCGGGGTCCAACTGCCAGAAGAACCACAGGCGCTGCTGTGCGTAAGACAATACCGCCGGCTCCTCGCTGTGCCGCTTGAAGATCGGGGCCACGTTGTACAGGTTGATGCCCTGGCGCTTGAGCAATGTCGCCAGCGCCTTGCGCTCTTTGGACGACAGCGAACCGACGGACGCTAGTAACTCTTGCACGCGAAAATTCCTTATTGGGAAATCAAATCTTCAATATCGTCACTGGACAGGCTCTTGAGCAGCGCCAGGGTCCTGGCGAGTTCGTCCTGCAGGGGGTTGGCTGCGGTTTGCAGGCCCTGAACCTTTTCGGCCAGCTCAAGCAAATGCTCGGCACCAAACAGATCGCGGATCGGTAGCTCCACGCCTAACTGCTCACGTACCCGGACCACCACTTGCGTAGCCAGCAGGGAGTGGCCACCCAGTTCGAAGAAATTGTCGTGCAGGCCGACCCGCTCGACTTTCAACACCTCTTGCCAGATGTGCGCGAGGCGGGTTTGCAGTTCTGTAGCCGGAGCCACGTAGTCGCTATGGGCCAGTGCCGGGTCGGGAGCGGGCAGGGCCTTGCGGTCGAGCTTGCCGTTGGGGGTCAGTGGCAATTGGGCCAGCAGCACCCAGAACGTCGGTTGCATGTAGTCCGGCAGGCTGGCTTTGAGCTGCGCCCTTACGTCTGCCAGGCGCGCTTTCTGGGTGTCCAGGTCGGCGCTGGCCAGCGTTGGGTCGCAAGGGACCAGATAGGCTGCCAGTTGCTTGCCGTTGGCGCTGTCCAGTGTCACCACCAATCCCTCGCGGACCTCGGCGCATTGCAGCAGGCGGGCCTCGATCTCGCCGAGCTCAATGCGAAAACCACGGATCTTGACCTGATGGTCGGCGCGCCCGATGTACTCGATCACGCCATCTGCGCGGTAGTGCACCAGGTCGCCCGTGCGGTACAACCGCCCGCCCGGCTGCTGGCCGAAAGCATCCACCACGAAGCGCTCGGCGGTCAGTGCTGGGCGATCGTGATAGGCACGCGCCAGCAATGGGCCGCCGATGTACAGTTCGCCGACCACCCCGGCCGGGACCGGCTCCAGGTTGTCATCCAGCACATACATGCTGCGGCCACCCAAAGGGGTGCCAATCGGCATCAGCGTTGGCAGCGACCGGACGCCTGAGACGTACTCGGCGCAGTCCAGGAAGCTGGCGGTCACAGTGGTTTCAGTCGGACCGTATGTATTGAGCAGGCGCACATGATTGAGCCCGGCTTGGGCCCACAGTTTCACACCTTCTGGCGGCATGGCCTCGCCAGTGGCACTGACCTGGCGTAGCTGGCCGTAGTCGCGGGGACCTTTGCGGGCGAATTCCTGGGCGATCAGGAACCAGTAGGCGGTGCTCAGGTCTGCCACGGTCATGCCATTGTCGATGACTTCGCGGTAGAAGCTTTCGCTGTCCCAGACCTCATTGCCGCGAATGATAACGCCCGCACCGACGCACAAGGCTGGAAACAGCTGTTCGATAAAGCCATCGAAATTGAGTGAAGAAAACAGCAGCACCCGATCCTGTGCGCTCAATTGGAAGTAGCCGATGGCGACATCGGTATGACCGGTGAGCGCCTCATGGCTGATGTCCACGCCCTTGGGCATGCCGGTGGAACCGGAGGTGTAGATGACGTAGGCCAGGTTCAGCGGGTCGACATGGGTGGCCGGGGCTTCGGTGGCGTAGGCACTGAGGTCGCCAGCGTCCAGGCTGAGGTGGATCACCTTGATGTGGCCAGGGATACTCAGGCGCGCGCCGATGGCCGCCTGGGTGAGCAGCAGGCCGACGCCGCTGTCCTGCATCATGTGGGTCAGGCGGTCTTGCGGATACTCCGGGTCCAGTGGCACATAGGCACCGCCGGCCTTGAGAATCGCCAGCAAGCCGACAACCATCTCAATCGAGCGCTCAAAGGCTACGCCAACGCGTATATCCGGCCCAGCCCCTTCGGCGATCAGCCGGTGAGCCAGGCGATTGGCCTGTTGTTCAAGCTGGCGATAGCTCAGACGCTCATTGCCCAGCAGCAGCGCCACGGCATCAGGGGTCAGGGCCGCTTGCGCCGCGATGCGCTGATGCACGGGCAGCTTGCTGATATGCAGTGCCGGCGGGTTCCAGTCCACCAGGATCTGCTGACGCTCCAGAGGGTGGAGCAATGCCAGATCGGCCAGTGCCTGTTCCGGTTGTTGGCTGATGGCTTGAATCAGGTTCTGCCAATGCTGCGCCATGCGTTGCACGGTGGCGGCGTCGAAGAGTTCGGCATTGTATTCAATGCTGGCGTAGAAGCCCGTGGGGCTGCTGCCGGCATCGATCGACAGGTCGAACTTGGCCTGCGGCAAGTCACTGTCGATGAACTCCAGCACCAGGTCACCCAACTGGAGCAACGTCGCGGTGTTGTCCTCGACCCGCCAGTTGAACAGCGTCTGGAAGATAGGTGCGTGTTCGGCACTGCGCTCGAAGGACAGGTTATCCAGCAGCAGCTCGAAGGGGATGTCGGCATGCTGCAAGGCGGCCTGCGATTCTTTGCGCAAACGACGCAGCAATTCGACCGCGCTCATGCGTGAGTCGAGGCGCGTACGGTAGACCTGGGTACTGACAAAACACCCAACCAGCGCCTGCGTCTCTTCCAGATGGCGTGTCGCGTTGGGGACGCCGACGCAGAAGTCTTGCTGGCCGCTGTAGCGGCTGAGCAGGATCTGCCAGGCCGCCAGGAACACGATGAACGGCGTGATGCCTTCGCGTGCGCAAAGGCTGTCGACCTGCTGCTTCAGCGCTTGGGGCAGTTGGATATGACAGTGCGCGGCGGGCTGGCCGGTCGTCTTCAGGCGAGGTTGGTCGGTGGGCAGTTCGAGCACCGGAAAGTCATCTCCCAGGTAGCTCTGCCAGTAGGCGATGCCGCTTTCCAGCCCTTGGCCACTGGCCTGATTGTCCCGCTGCCACTGAGCGTAATCGGCGTACTGCACCGCCAGTGCGGGCAGCTGTTGGTGTGGGCGGGCGCCGGTGCTGATGCGATAGGCCTCACACAGGTCCTGGACCAGGATCGCGTTGGACCACGCATCGGAAACAATATGGTGCAGTGTGATCAGCAGTGCGTGTTCCTGATCGGCCAACTGCAACAGTTGCGCGCGAAGCAACGGCCCTCGGGACAGGTCGAAGGGCTCAGTGTTCTGGGCCTGGACCTGACGGTCGAGCATGGCTTTGCGCTCGGCGGCCGGGTAGGTGCGCAGGTCTTGGCGATCCAGGCAGAACCGTGCCTGGTGATCGACTTCCTGGAAGGGCTGGCCATTGATCTCAACAAATCGGCTGCGCAGGATCTGATGGCGTTCGATCACGTGTGCCAGGGCGCTTTCCAATGCCTGGGCGTGCAACTGGCCCTTGAGCAGAAACGCCCGAGGCAGATTGTAGGCGCTGCTGCTGGGGTCGTATTGCTGCTCGATCCACAAGCGTTGTTGTGCGTACGACAACGGCGCCGGGAGCGCCGAGTCGCGTGGGCGGATTCGTGGCACGGTGGCCTCGTCGCCCAGTAGCAGGGCCAGCAGTTCGTCGTCTTGAATATCGTGAGTGGCAGTCATTGCATGTCTCGGGCGTTGAGTCAGGGCCGATGGGCCGGTGGTGTGTCGGGGTCAGGCCAGGCTGTTGGCCTGGATCACCTTGCCCAACTCCAGGCGTACCAACTGGTCGGCGACATCGAAGTAACGGTCGTCATGACTGATGACGATGATGGTCTTGCCCAGGCGCTTGAGGTCTGGCAGCAACTCGGTATAGAAAATACGGCGGAATGTCGGGTCCTGGTCGGCCGCCCATTCGTCGAACACCAGCACCGGACGCTCTTCCAGCCAGGCATTGAGCAACGCCAGGCGCTTGCGTTGGCCGGTCGACAGGTCTGTGGTGGTAAAGGCGCCGTCGCGCACACTGACCTTGTGAGCAATCTCCAGGCGCTCCAGGTACTGGTCGACGTCTGCTGGCAGTTGTTTGCCGTGCTCGCCCTGCACCAACTCGTCGAACAGGTAATAGTCAGAGAAGATGGTGGTGAACAGCTGGCGATAGTCATCACGGCTGTGGGCATCGACGGCCTTGCCGTTGAGCATGATGTGCCCTTCCTGTGGCGTGTAGAGGCCCAGTAGCAGTTTGATCATGGTGGTCTTGCCGCAGCCGTTTTCACCGACAATGAACAGGATTTCGCCTTGTTCGATATTCAGGTTCAACGGGCCCAGCTTGAAGGGTTCGAAACCTTCTACAGCCGGGAATGCGTAGCTGACGTTACGCAGCTCCAGGCTTTGTATGCTCTGTTTGGTATGGGGCTGGTCGCTGATCAGCAGATGCGGCTCCGGTGACGAGAACTGCTCCGACAGTTCGGCGATGCGACGGAAGGCGATCTGGGCGCGGCTGACGATCGGAAGCGTGCCGATCAGGTGTTCCAGTGGCCCTTTCATGTACAGCAGCACCAGCACGAAGCCGCTCATGATTTTCTGGTCGACGCTTGGCCAGAACGATTGCAAGGCCAGCGCCAGGCCAATCACTACGAAGAACAGCATCGAACCCAGCGTCTTGGCGATCACGAAAATGTTGATCGATCGAATATGGGTATCACGGATCTTGTTCGCCGTGCCTTCGATGCGGTGGCTGAACATGCGGAAGCGGCGCGGGCGATGAATACGCAGTTCCTTGGCGCCAGCATTCAGGGCGCTGTAATGCTTCTGCAATTCATCCTCGGCTTCGCGTGCAGCGAAGAAGCCCTTGATGCCCATTTGCCGCGCAAGGTACTGCACGGCGCTGCCGATGATGATCGCGATGGTGGTCAGCAAAAACATCTGCCACGACAGCATGGCCAGGTAACCCAGGCAGCCTAGGGTCACAGTGAACGAGATCGCCAGTGGCGCGAAGTCGAAGGCGAAATCACTGATGGTGTTGACGTCATGGGTCAATACCGGAATCAGTCGATGGGCCCGGTAGCGTTCGATCTGTTCAACCGGTGCACACAGCACCTTGGCGCCGAGATCTTTACGCAAGCGTGCAATCACGTGCTGGCCGACATAGTTGGTACCAATGTCGGACACGATCGAACTGACCAGGCCCAGTACACAAAACCCGGCGAAGGCCATGACCATGCTGGAGTTGAGTCCGCCTTCTGTGTGCAGGGTGGTATTGATCGTGGCCAGCAGCGCGGTCACGCACAAGCCGCCCAGGATGCCGAGGGCTATTGAGATACTCAGCGTGACCCAATAAGGCTTGAGCAGACTGAGCACTTCTCGAAAGGCGCTGCGTGGTTTGGCAGTCATGTAAAACGTTCCTCGGCGTTTGGGGTTTTGCGGTGGGTCCGTGGTATCGAACCTTTATGGAACGAAGCGGCAGGTCCTGAATTTAGCGGCGAGTGTGCGATGCGCGACTCGTGCAGTGGTGCGAAGGGAGTGGGTGGGGCGGGAGGGAGGAGGTGGAGCAGGCCATCGACGACGGGGCCGTCGATGGCGGGGCGGGGTCAGAGGTCGCGGACTACGCGAAAGCCGAGCCAATCGCCGCGGGTTTCGACCCAAATCGTGTTGCGATTGCCGGAGCGCGAGAACACTGGCGCTTCGCCCCAGTCGTTGCCGCGGATCTGACGGGCCTTGCAGTCGCCGTCGGCGATCCAGGCGCTGCCATCGGCAGGCGCGCCGACATAGTTCTTGTGCTCGCAGTCGGCGACGAACTCGTAGACGTTGCCGTGCATGTCGTACATCCCGAAGGCGTTGGGCGGGTAGCTGCCGGCGGGCGAGCTGAAGCTGTAGCCGTCAGTCGGGCCGTAGGTGTTGGCGTGTTTGGCGATGCTGTATTGGGTGCCTTCATCGAACGGGAATGGGAAAGGACCGGCGGAGCCCGCACGGGCGGCGTATTCGCGTTGGGCCTCACTGACCAGGTGGTATTTCTGGCCGGTCTTTTTCGACAGCCACGCGACGTACTTCTCGGCATCGTCAACGCTCATGCACACCGCCGGTTGCCGCGGTCCCTGGGCGTAGCGCGGCTTGCTGGCGATGCACTCGCGGCCGGGGCGTTCGTCGCCGTTGGCGATCTTCACGCCGCTCTGGCGCAGGTAGCTGTCCCATTCACCGGCCGTCACATGGAAGCGGCTCATGGCGAAAGGCTTGGCAAAGGTCACTGGGTGCATCGGGCCTTCGTCGGGCTCGCGACCGACTTCATCGTCCGGCGTACCCATGGTGAAGGTGCCGGCGGGCAGCACGACCATTTCCGGGCAATCCTTGCAGTCCTTGAAGACCTTGCCTGGCTGGGATTCGGCGGCGTGGGCCAGGCCTGGCAGCAATGCGCCGCACAGGAGGGTCAGGAGCAGGGCTGTCAGTAGTTTCAGGTGAGTGACAGTGTTCATGCAGGTCTCTCGATCAAAGGAAAAAAGTGCGTCAGACCTGTTGGTTGAGCAAGGTCATGAAGCGTTGGATTTCGTCGCTGTTGTTGAGCAGGCCAGGCGCGGTGCGGATGACCGGGCCAGCATCGCGGTCGACCGCGTCGATCACCACGCGGTGTTTCATCATGGCTGCGGCGAACCGGTCGCAGTCCTGGCCCTTGATCCGGAAGAAGGTGAACCCCGCCGAGAGCTCGGGGCTTTGCGGGGTTACGAGCTCAACCTTTGGGTGCGCCAGCAGGTGCTGTTTGAGCTCGCTGTTGAGCTGATGAATGCGCGCCTGGACCGACGCCTTGCCCAACTGCAGGTGCAGTTTGAAGGCTTCATCCAGCGCCCAGCGATGCTCAAACGCGTGATAGCCGCCCGGCGTCATGGTGGTGGCGAAGTCGGTATCTTCGGAGAAGGTCGGCACCATAGGCGTCACGTCGTTGTTCTGCGCCGAACGGGCGCAGATGATGCCGGTGCCGCGCGGGCCGAACATCCACTTGTGGGTGCCGGCGATGAAGAAGTCGCAGTGCATGTCCGGGAAATCGAGATTTTCCACGCCGAAGCCGTGTACGCCATCCACGACATAAAGGATGCGGTCCTTGTCGTCGCGATTGCGGTTGTGCTCGTCCACCAGCTTGCCGATCTCGCCGATGGGCAGCTTGACGCCGCTGCCGGACTGCACCCAGGTCATGCCCAGCACGCGGGTGTTGGGGCGGATACTGCGTTGGATATTGCTCAGCACTTCGTCGACGGACACCCGGTTGGCGGTGTCGAACAGCGCGATCTTGCGGACTTGGGTGGCTTGCTTGCGCACGCGAAAGTCCAGGCTGTAGTTGGTGGCGTAGTGCTCGTGGGTGGTGGTCAGTATTTCCTGGTCCGGGCGCACATGGATGCCGCCATAAATCATCGCCAGCCCTTCGGAGGTGCTGCCGGTCAGGGCGATCTGCGGGGGCGTAGCCTTCAGGTAGTGGCCGGCCCATTCGCGCACCTGGCCTTCGCGCTTCCAGGTTTCCTGCAGGTCCCAGTCCATGGCCAGCCCAGGGTTGCGGTCGATCTGTGCGCGGTAGCGCTCGATGGCGTCGCGAACCGGTTTGGGGTGTGAGGCCACCAGGAAGTTGGAGAAGTGCAGGTAATCCGGGTCCTGGTTGAACAGTTGCTTGAGTCCCGTCCATGGGTCTTGCGTGGTGGCTGCCTGTGCGTGAGGCAGGATGGCAGCGCCAAGCGGCAGGCTGGCGGCAAATACCCCGGCCTGCTTGAGAAACGTACGGCGGTCGGTCATGGACTGGCTTCTAGGTGGTTAGCGGTTGGCCAATGGTTTGGCGGCTTTTTGTACCTGGTCCCACACCCGCAGGAAGTTGCCTCCCCACAGCTTGGCGATATCGGCTTCGGAGTAGCCGCGCTGGATCAGCTCGGCGGTGACGTTGCGGATTTCGCCGACGTTGTTCCAGCCGTCGATGCCGCCGCCGTCGTTGAAGTCCGAAGACAGGCCAACGTGATCGATACCGATCTTGCGTACGGTGTAGTCGATGGCATCCCCCAGGTCCTTGAGGGTTGCCTTGGGTTCTTTATCCAGGATGCCGTACAGCTCACCGGCGTACTCGCCGAACTTATGCTCGGGCCAGGCCGCGATGATTGCATCGCCGGGCATCAGCGCCATGGCCAGGTTGGGCAGCGGCGGCAGGTCGAAGCGCGCGCGCAGGGCGTTGAGCTTGTCCTGGGTCGGCTGGCTCAATGGGCGCAGGTAGGCGGAGAAGGCCACGATCTGCACTACGCCGCCGCTGTGCTTGATCAACTGCAACTCCTTGTCGCTGAGGTTGCGCGGAATATCCACCGATGCCCGCGGTGCCGAGTGAGAGGCCACCATCGGCGTACGGCTCAGCTGTGCTACCTGCTCCAGGGCCTTGGTCGACATCTGCGACACATCGATGATCACACCCAGGTCGTTGAGGCGATGAACTGCTTGCTTGCCAATGTCCGACAGGCCGTCCAGGGCATCTGCGCTGTCATTGAAAAATGGCAGTGGGCGCGACGAGTCCGACCAGGCGTTGTTGCCGATATAGCTGAAGCCGAACATGCGCATGCCGCGCGCGGCCCAGAGGTCCAGTTGGTTCAGGTCGTTGCCCAAGGGGTAGGCGTTGAGCATGCTCATGAAGATCGCAAACTTGCCCTCGCCATGCAGGCGCCGCAAGTCATCCGGGGTGTAGGCGATGGCGACCTGGTTGGGGAAGTCGCGCACCATAGCGCTGATGATTTTGTAGCGCACTTCCTGTTCCTGGCGTGCCGCCTCGACAAACCCTTCGGTAGGCTTGTGTGGCGCATTGGGGCCGTTCCAGATCTCCGGCCAGCCAAAGATGGTCAGGGCGGCACCGGACAAGCGGCCGCGACTGGCCTTGACCAAGTCGAACTGCTCGCTGCCGTCCTTGTCCGCTTCTTTTCCGGCGGTGCCGAAATCCACCGGCACGGTGATGTGACTGTCGAACGACAGCAGGCGGTCCTGCATTTCGTTGGCCTGCTTGATCACCTCCAGCGAGTAGCCGGCATTGCCTCTGAACCAGTGATCCCAGACCAGCCAACCAGCGCCGACGGCCAGCGCCAGCGGCAGGCCGATATACAGCGCCTTTTTCGAACGTGATTTTGTCATTGCCATCTCAGTCAGTTGAGGCCTTTGCTATCTGGGAAGAACGAGCGATGAACCGGGAAATTTAGGCGGGCGAGACGGCGGCGGTAAATTTCCCCTGCCAGCAAACGTTCTAGCTCTGATCAAGCCGTTTCCTAAGGTAGACAATGACCATCTCTCGACGTGGGTTCATCGCAGGCCTCGCGCTCACTGGCGCCGCTGTGCCGGCAGCGTTCTATGCCCATCGCGAGTTGACGCGTGAAGAATTTCCGATCACACCTGGCGAAGCCACGGTAGATTTGGCCGACACCGCTGGCCAGCATTTGGCGAACACCTTGCGCGGAGTCTGGAGCCTGCGCCTGGAAGGCCATGACGCTGGCCTCAAGGGGCTGGCGCTGCAGGGCTTGGAACTGCTGCTCGACATCGCACCTCGTGGCCGAGGCCTGCGCGGCTACCTGGACACCGCCGCCAACCTGCGTGCCGAAGGCGAACCGCGCTACCGCGTATTGGGTGATGTGCTGACGGGCGAGGGCGCCTTGCTCTATTGGCGCCTGATCGACCGCGACTCGGCCGATGGCCGGCCCGCCTATGAGTTCAAGATGACCCTCGACGAAGTCTGGGCCGACTTCGGCAACGCCGGCAGCGGCACACTCAGCGGACAGATCCTTGACCTGGATCGTCCCCTGGCGATGACCGAACGCGACAGCCGCTTTATCGCCCACAAACAGCTGTTCCCCGAAGCCCGCCAGCGCATCGGCCATAATCCGACCCTGCTCGCCTGGCTGATCGCCCCCGAGCACCGCCTGTTCCACCAACTGTGGCACGCCACCCGCGACCAATGGCACAAGCTCTCCGAAGAAAAACGCGACGCCCTGCGCGGCATCGGCTGGCAACCCGGCCCACGAGGCCAGGAGCGCGATGCCCGCGGCAAACGCAAAGACCGCAACGGCTCGGGTATCGACTTCTTCTTCATGCACCGGCACATGCTCGGCGCCGCGCGCGCCATGCAGGACTTGCCCTCGTGGCCCGCCTTCCCCGAACCGCAACCGGCGCTGGAGCGTGACCGCCTGGGCTTTGTGCGCTACTTCGACAACCACGACGGCTTCGCCCTGCCGCCCACCTGGTCGGCCCCGGACGACAGCGAATACACCCAGTGGGTCAGCGACATCAAATCGGAGGAGACCTACCACAGCAACTTCCAGGTCTGGGAGTCCCAATACCGCGACCCGCGTTACCTGGCCAAATTCACCCTTGGGCAACTGGGCTCGCAAATGGAACTGGGCCTGCACGACTGGCTGCACATGCGCTGGGCCTCGGTGCCCCGCGACCCCTCCAACGGCGCGCCAGTGCCCTTTGCCCGAGACCCTGCAGACTTTGCCGCAC
The genomic region above belongs to Pseudomonas sp. S35 and contains:
- a CDS encoding non-ribosomal peptide synthetase, which produces MTATHDIQDDELLALLLGDEATVPRIRPRDSALPAPLSYAQQRLWIEQQYDPSSSAYNLPRAFLLKGQLHAQALESALAHVIERHQILRSRFVEINGQPFQEVDHQARFCLDRQDLRTYPAAERKAMLDRQVQAQNTEPFDLSRGPLLRAQLLQLADQEHALLITLHHIVSDAWSNAILVQDLCEAYRISTGARPHQQLPALAVQYADYAQWQRDNQASGQGLESGIAYWQSYLGDDFPVLELPTDQPRLKTTGQPAAHCHIQLPQALKQQVDSLCAREGITPFIVFLAAWQILLSRYSGQQDFCVGVPNATRHLEETQALVGCFVSTQVYRTRLDSRMSAVELLRRLRKESQAALQHADIPFELLLDNLSFERSAEHAPIFQTLFNWRVEDNTATLLQLGDLVLEFIDSDLPQAKFDLSIDAGSSPTGFYASIEYNAELFDAATVQRMAQHWQNLIQAISQQPEQALADLALLHPLERQQILVDWNPPALHISKLPVHQRIAAQAALTPDAVALLLGNERLSYRQLEQQANRLAHRLIAEGAGPDIRVGVAFERSIEMVVGLLAILKAGGAYVPLDPEYPQDRLTHMMQDSGVGLLLTQAAIGARLSIPGHIKVIHLSLDAGDLSAYATEAPATHVDPLNLAYVIYTSGSTGMPKGVDISHEALTGHTDVAIGYFQLSAQDRVLLFSSLNFDGFIEQLFPALCVGAGVIIRGNEVWDSESFYREVIDNGMTVADLSTAYWFLIAQEFARKGPRDYGQLRQVSATGEAMPPEGVKLWAQAGLNHVRLLNTYGPTETTVTASFLDCAEYVSGVRSLPTLMPIGTPLGGRSMYVLDDNLEPVPAGVVGELYIGGPLLARAYHDRPALTAERFVVDAFGQQPGGRLYRTGDLVHYRADGVIEYIGRADHQVKIRGFRIELGEIEARLLQCAEVREGLVVTLDSANGKQLAAYLVPCDPTLASADLDTQKARLADVRAQLKASLPDYMQPTFWVLLAQLPLTPNGKLDRKALPAPDPALAHSDYVAPATELQTRLAHIWQEVLKVERVGLHDNFFELGGHSLLATQVVVRVREQLGVELPIRDLFGAEHLLELAEKVQGLQTAANPLQDELARTLALLKSLSSDDIEDLISQ
- a CDS encoding cyclic peptide export ABC transporter — protein: MTAKPRSAFREVLSLLKPYWVTLSISIALGILGGLCVTALLATINTTLHTEGGLNSSMVMAFAGFCVLGLVSSIVSDIGTNYVGQHVIARLRKDLGAKVLCAPVEQIERYRAHRLIPVLTHDVNTISDFAFDFAPLAISFTVTLGCLGYLAMLSWQMFLLTTIAIIIGSAVQYLARQMGIKGFFAAREAEDELQKHYSALNAGAKELRIHRPRRFRMFSHRIEGTANKIRDTHIRSINIFVIAKTLGSMLFFVVIGLALALQSFWPSVDQKIMSGFVLVLLYMKGPLEHLIGTLPIVSRAQIAFRRIAELSEQFSSPEPHLLISDQPHTKQSIQSLELRNVSYAFPAVEGFEPFKLGPLNLNIEQGEILFIVGENGCGKTTMIKLLLGLYTPQEGHIMLNGKAVDAHSRDDYRQLFTTIFSDYYLFDELVQGEHGKQLPADVDQYLERLEIAHKVSVRDGAFTTTDLSTGQRKRLALLNAWLEERPVLVFDEWAADQDPTFRRIFYTELLPDLKRLGKTIIVISHDDRYFDVADQLVRLELGKVIQANSLA
- a CDS encoding formylglycine-generating enzyme family protein; this translates as MNTVTHLKLLTALLLTLLCGALLPGLAHAAESQPGKVFKDCKDCPEMVVLPAGTFTMGTPDDEVGREPDEGPMHPVTFAKPFAMSRFHVTAGEWDSYLRQSGVKIANGDERPGRECIASKPRYAQGPRQPAVCMSVDDAEKYVAWLSKKTGQKYHLVSEAQREYAARAGSAGPFPFPFDEGTQYSIAKHANTYGPTDGYSFSSPAGSYPPNAFGMYDMHGNVYEFVADCEHKNYVGAPADGSAWIADGDCKARQIRGNDWGEAPVFSRSGNRNTIWVETRGDWLGFRVVRDL
- a CDS encoding aminotransferase class V-fold PLP-dependent enzyme, coding for MTDRRTFLKQAGVFAASLPLGAAILPHAQAATTQDPWTGLKQLFNQDPDYLHFSNFLVASHPKPVRDAIERYRAQIDRNPGLAMDWDLQETWKREGQVREWAGHYLKATPPQIALTGSTSEGLAMIYGGIHVRPDQEILTTTHEHYATNYSLDFRVRKQATQVRKIALFDTANRVSVDEVLSNIQRSIRPNTRVLGMTWVQSGSGVKLPIGEIGKLVDEHNRNRDDKDRILYVVDGVHGFGVENLDFPDMHCDFFIAGTHKWMFGPRGTGIICARSAQNNDVTPMVPTFSEDTDFATTMTPGGYHAFEHRWALDEAFKLHLQLGKASVQARIHQLNSELKQHLLAHPKVELVTPQSPELSAGFTFFRIKGQDCDRFAAAMMKHRVVIDAVDRDAGPVIRTAPGLLNNSDEIQRFMTLLNQQV
- the pvdM gene encoding pyoverdine-tailoring dipeptidase-like protein PvdM, whose product is MTKSRSKKALYIGLPLALAVGAGWLVWDHWFRGNAGYSLEVIKQANEMQDRLLSFDSHITVPVDFGTAGKEADKDGSEQFDLVKASRGRLSGAALTIFGWPEIWNGPNAPHKPTEGFVEAARQEQEVRYKIISAMVRDFPNQVAIAYTPDDLRRLHGEGKFAIFMSMLNAYPLGNDLNQLDLWAARGMRMFGFSYIGNNAWSDSSRPLPFFNDSADALDGLSDIGKQAVHRLNDLGVIIDVSQMSTKALEQVAQLSRTPMVASHSAPRASVDIPRNLSDKELQLIKHSGGVVQIVAFSAYLRPLSQPTQDKLNALRARFDLPPLPNLAMALMPGDAIIAAWPEHKFGEYAGELYGILDKEPKATLKDLGDAIDYTVRKIGIDHVGLSSDFNDGGGIDGWNNVGEIRNVTAELIQRGYSEADIAKLWGGNFLRVWDQVQKAAKPLANR
- a CDS encoding PvdJ/PvdD/PvdP-like protein, encoding MTISRRGFIAGLALTGAAVPAAFYAHRELTREEFPITPGEATVDLADTAGQHLANTLRGVWSLRLEGHDAGLKGLALQGLELLLDIAPRGRGLRGYLDTAANLRAEGEPRYRVLGDVLTGEGALLYWRLIDRDSADGRPAYEFKMTLDEVWADFGNAGSGTLSGQILDLDRPLAMTERDSRFIAHKQLFPEARQRIGHNPTLLAWLIAPEHRLFHQLWHATRDQWHKLSEEKRDALRGIGWQPGPRGQERDARGKRKDRNGSGIDFFFMHRHMLGAARAMQDLPSWPAFPEPQPALERDRLGFVRYFDNHDGFALPPTWSAPDDSEYTQWVSDIKSEETYHSNFQVWESQYRDPRYLAKFTLGQLGSQMELGLHDWLHMRWASVPRDPSNGAPVPFARDPADFAARWYAAENDFLGDPFSSHVNPVFWHFHGWIDDRIEDWFRAHERFNPGEVSRLEVNGVAWFAPGRWVEVGDPWLGPDTHGCSTAPGLQMGKSMEMDPETMKLALRITFGADEDVLNGLFKRVPRRPWYARHLRVRARDA